In Salmonella enterica subsp. enterica serovar Typhimurium str. LT2, a single window of DNA contains:
- the cysS gene encoding cysteine tRNA synthetase (similar to E. coli cysteine tRNA synthetase (AAC73628.1); Blastp hit to AAC73628.1 (461 aa), 94% identity in aa 1 - 461) — protein MLKIFNTLTRQKEEFKPIHAGEVGMYVCGITVYDLCHIGHGRTFVAFDVVARYLRFLGYKLKYVRNITDIDDKIIKRANENGESFVALVDRMIAEMHQDFDALNILRPDSEPRATHHIQEIIELTRTLIEKGHAYVADNGDVMFDVPTDPTYGQLSRQDLEQLQAGARVDVVDVKRNPMDFVLWKMSKEGEPSWPSPWGEGRPGWHIECSAMNCKQLGNHFDIHGGGSDLMFPHHENEIAQSTCAHDGEYVNYWMHSGMVMVDREKMSKSLGNFFTVRDVLKYYDAETVRYFLMSGHYRSQLNYSEENLKQARASLERLYTALRGTDKSAAPAGGEAFEARFVEAMNDDFNTPEAYSVLFDMAREVNRLKGEDMTAANAMASHLRKISGVLGLLEQEPDVFLQSGAQADDGEVAEIEALIQQRLDARKAKDWAAADAARDRLAEMGIILEDGPQGTTWRRK, from the coding sequence ATGTTAAAAATTTTTAATACACTGACACGCCAAAAAGAGGAATTCAAACCCATTCATGCCGGGGAAGTCGGCATGTACGTGTGTGGTATCACCGTTTACGATCTCTGCCACATTGGCCACGGACGCACGTTTGTCGCTTTTGACGTTGTCGCGCGCTATTTGCGTTTTCTCGGTTATAAGCTGAAGTATGTGCGTAACATTACCGATATCGACGATAAAATTATTAAACGCGCCAATGAAAACGGCGAAAGTTTTGTCGCGCTGGTCGACAGAATGATTGCGGAAATGCATCAGGACTTCGATGCGCTGAATATTCTGCGTCCGGACAGCGAGCCGCGTGCGACGCACCATATTCAGGAAATTATCGAGCTCACCCGAACCTTAATCGAGAAAGGGCACGCCTATGTGGCGGATAACGGCGATGTGATGTTCGATGTACCGACCGATCCGACTTATGGGCAGCTTTCCCGTCAGGATCTTGAGCAGCTTCAGGCGGGCGCGCGCGTAGATGTCGTTGACGTGAAGCGTAACCCGATGGACTTCGTGCTGTGGAAAATGTCGAAAGAGGGCGAGCCGAGCTGGCCGTCGCCGTGGGGCGAAGGGCGTCCGGGCTGGCACATTGAATGTTCGGCGATGAACTGCAAGCAGTTGGGCAACCATTTTGATATTCACGGCGGCGGTTCCGATCTGATGTTCCCGCACCATGAAAACGAGATTGCCCAGTCTACCTGCGCGCATGACGGCGAATACGTCAACTACTGGATGCACTCCGGTATGGTGATGGTGGATCGCGAGAAGATGTCCAAATCGCTGGGCAACTTCTTTACCGTGCGCGACGTGCTGAAATACTACGATGCGGAAACCGTGCGCTACTTCCTGATGTCCGGGCATTACCGTAGCCAACTGAACTACAGCGAAGAGAACCTCAAGCAGGCGCGCGCCTCGCTGGAGCGGCTATACACTGCATTGCGTGGAACGGATAAATCAGCGGCCCCGGCGGGCGGCGAGGCGTTTGAAGCGCGTTTCGTGGAGGCGATGAATGACGATTTCAATACCCCGGAAGCCTACTCCGTCCTGTTTGATATGGCGCGTGAAGTCAACCGTCTGAAGGGCGAAGATATGACCGCCGCGAATGCGATGGCGTCTCATCTGCGGAAGATTTCCGGCGTGCTGGGACTGCTGGAGCAGGAGCCGGATGTTTTCCTGCAAAGCGGCGCGCAGGCGGATGACGGTGAAGTTGCGGAAATTGAAGCCTTGATTCAACAGCGTCTGGATGCCCGTAAAGCGAAAGACTGGGCGGCGGCGGACGCGGCGCGCGATCGTCTCGCTGAAATGGGTATTATTCTGGAAGATGGCCCGCAGGGCACCACCTGGCGACGTAAGTAA
- a CDS encoding putative outer membrane protein, protein MKRFAFALWLSAISLNAYADSANCHQKANTPESIAATMDQALQLKQQLNSQPDPVVILVRQGQDMSSRHLTWSHAGYAMRQPNGDWRVYHNLNTCGTAESALYIQGLYEFLADDLVNQSIAVLRPRSDIATALQTLLHSAIKLNLFHSPRYNLIAWPFSGPYQNSNGWLLEVFARANDAQVWSRNDARRWLQLQGYQPSIVSAGTFERLGAKLFTPNVFTDDQPAELLRKGNVGLNSGDSVIRFIAHYSRAIPGCEHQNLGESVCVYLSPGAKK, encoded by the coding sequence ATGAAGCGGTTCGCGTTTGCCCTGTGGCTCAGCGCAATCTCGCTCAACGCTTATGCAGACAGTGCTAACTGTCACCAAAAAGCAAACACGCCGGAGAGCATCGCAGCGACAATGGATCAGGCGCTACAGCTCAAACAACAGCTTAACAGTCAACCCGATCCGGTCGTCATTCTGGTTCGCCAGGGGCAAGATATGTCGAGCCGACATTTAACCTGGTCACATGCTGGCTATGCCATGCGCCAGCCAAACGGAGACTGGCGGGTTTACCATAATCTGAATACTTGCGGAACCGCTGAATCAGCGCTCTATATACAAGGTCTGTATGAGTTTCTGGCTGATGACCTGGTGAATCAGAGCATTGCCGTTTTGCGCCCGCGTTCAGATATCGCGACGGCATTACAAACGCTCTTACATAGCGCTATCAAACTCAATCTCTTCCACAGTCCCCGCTATAACCTAATTGCGTGGCCTTTTTCCGGCCCTTATCAGAATTCGAATGGCTGGCTTCTCGAAGTGTTTGCGCGAGCAAACGATGCGCAGGTTTGGTCACGTAATGATGCCCGCCGCTGGTTGCAGCTTCAGGGTTATCAACCCTCTATCGTTAGTGCTGGCACTTTTGAACGATTAGGCGCAAAACTGTTCACCCCTAACGTTTTCACCGACGATCAGCCAGCAGAATTGCTGCGAAAAGGAAATGTGGGGCTAAACAGCGGCGACAGCGTCATCCGCTTTATTGCCCATTACAGCCGGGCAATACCCGGGTGTGAACATCAGAATCTGGGGGAGTCGGTGTGTGTTTATCTTTCGCCCGGTGCGAAAAAATAA
- a CDS encoding putative inner membrane protein yields MNKMTFAAAVICFSFSHASYSEEMSATGWYAASSAVVSVGSSALVSGIILSPVLLPLNLSIGSVVENKKQKTALLTTKSPDNKDIKMQVPLHVVKEGNLKAGDKVTLEKTQEGTGAYLKKEGKVLAHMVNQDDAGLSSNQTVPAK; encoded by the coding sequence ATGAATAAAATGACATTCGCCGCCGCGGTCATCTGTTTCTCATTTTCCCACGCCAGCTATAGCGAAGAAATGTCTGCCACTGGCTGGTATGCGGCATCGTCTGCGGTTGTCAGCGTGGGCAGTTCCGCACTGGTTAGCGGAATTATACTCTCCCCCGTACTGCTGCCGCTCAACCTGAGCATTGGATCTGTTGTCGAAAATAAAAAGCAAAAAACCGCGCTGTTAACCACTAAGTCCCCCGATAACAAAGACATTAAAATGCAAGTTCCGCTACATGTCGTCAAAGAAGGCAACCTCAAAGCAGGTGATAAAGTCACTCTGGAAAAAACGCAGGAAGGCACCGGCGCTTATTTGAAAAAAGAGGGCAAAGTCCTTGCCCATATGGTAAATCAGGACGACGCAGGACTTTCCAGCAACCAGACGGTACCGGCCAAATGA
- the ybcI gene encoding putative membrane-bound metal-dependent hydrolases (similar to E. coli orf, hypothetical protein (AAC73629.1); Blastp hit to AAC73629.1 (173 aa), 86% identity in aa 1 - 169) → MPTVITHAAVPLCFGAGLGLKVIPPRLLFAGVVLAMLPDADVLAFKFGVAYGNVFGHRGFTHSLLFAFVLPLLCVLAGRRWFRAGQVRCWLFLTVSLLSHSLLDSITTGGKGVGWLWPWSDERFFAPWQVIKVAPFALSSYITPYGHQVILSELLWVWLPGSILVLFLWVLKTHIKRNQYE, encoded by the coding sequence ATGCCTACCGTTATCACCCACGCCGCCGTTCCCCTGTGTTTTGGCGCAGGCTTAGGCCTGAAAGTTATCCCTCCTCGCCTGCTGTTTGCCGGTGTTGTGCTGGCGATGCTCCCCGATGCCGACGTGCTGGCCTTTAAATTTGGCGTCGCCTACGGCAACGTATTTGGCCATCGCGGATTTACCCACTCTTTACTTTTCGCATTCGTCCTCCCCCTGTTGTGCGTACTCGCGGGACGACGATGGTTTCGAGCTGGGCAGGTGCGCTGCTGGCTGTTTTTAACCGTTTCATTGTTGTCGCACAGCCTGCTGGATTCGATAACCACGGGTGGGAAAGGCGTTGGCTGGCTGTGGCCGTGGTCAGATGAACGTTTTTTTGCGCCCTGGCAGGTGATTAAAGTCGCGCCGTTCGCGCTTTCAAGCTACATCACGCCGTATGGACACCAGGTCATTCTCTCAGAATTGCTGTGGGTGTGGTTGCCGGGAAGTATTTTAGTGTTATTTCTATGGGTACTTAAAACGCATATTAAAAGGAATCAATATGAATAA
- the ybcJ gene encoding putative cytoplasmic protein (similar to E. coli orf, hypothetical protein (AAC73630.1); Blastp hit to AAC73630.1 (77 aa), 92% identity in aa 8 - 77), which yields MATFSLGKHPHVELCDLLKLEGWSESGAQAKIAIADGLVKVDGAVETRKRCKIVAGQTVSFEGQSVNVVA from the coding sequence ATGGCGACATTCTCTTTAGGCAAGCACCCGCACGTCGAGCTGTGCGATCTGCTCAAGCTGGAAGGCTGGAGCGAAAGCGGCGCGCAGGCGAAAATCGCCATTGCCGACGGGTTGGTGAAGGTTGATGGCGCGGTTGAAACGCGTAAACGCTGCAAAATTGTCGCCGGGCAAACCGTTAGCTTTGAAGGCCAAAGTGTGAACGTCGTGGCCTGA
- the folD gene encoding 5,10-methylene-tetrahydrofolate cyclohydrolase (bifunctional; similar to E. coli 5,10-methylene-tetrahydrofolate dehydrogenase; 5,10-methylene-tetrahydrofolate cyclohydrolase (AAC73631.1); Blastp hit to AAC73631.1 (288 aa), 95% identity in aa 1 - 286), producing the protein MAAKIIDGKTIAQQVRSEVAQKVQARVAAGLRAPGLAVVLVGSNPASQIYVASKRKACDEVGFVSRSYDLPETTSEAELLALIDTLNADNTIDGILVQLPLPAGIDNVKVLERIAPDKDVDGFHPYNVGRLCQRAPRLRPCTPRGIVTLLERYNIDTYGLNAVVIGASNIVGRPMSMELLLAGCTTTVTHRFTKDLRHHVEHADLLIVAVGKPGFIPGEWIKEGAIVIDVGINRLENGKVVGDVVFDEAAARASYITPVPGGVGPMTVATLIENTLQACIEYHDPQGK; encoded by the coding sequence ATGGCAGCAAAGATTATTGACGGTAAAACGATTGCGCAGCAGGTGCGATCTGAGGTTGCTCAAAAAGTTCAGGCACGCGTCGCAGCAGGTCTTCGCGCTCCCGGCCTGGCTGTGGTGTTGGTCGGCAGCAATCCGGCCTCACAGATTTATGTCGCAAGCAAACGTAAAGCGTGCGACGAAGTGGGGTTCGTCTCCCGCTCCTATGACCTGCCAGAAACCACCAGCGAAGCCGAACTGCTGGCGCTTATCGATACTCTGAATGCAGATAACACGATTGACGGTATTCTGGTGCAGTTGCCTTTACCGGCAGGTATCGACAACGTTAAAGTGCTGGAGCGTATCGCGCCAGATAAAGACGTAGACGGTTTCCATCCTTATAATGTCGGTCGTCTGTGTCAGCGTGCGCCACGCCTGCGTCCCTGTACGCCCCGCGGTATTGTGACGCTGCTTGAGCGTTACAATATTGATACCTACGGCCTGAATGCGGTGGTCATTGGCGCGTCCAATATCGTTGGACGCCCAATGAGCATGGAGCTGTTGCTGGCTGGCTGTACGACTACCGTTACGCACCGCTTTACCAAAGATCTGCGTCACCATGTCGAGCATGCTGATTTGCTCATTGTCGCCGTAGGTAAACCGGGCTTTATTCCCGGCGAATGGATTAAAGAAGGCGCAATTGTGATTGATGTCGGTATTAACCGTCTGGAAAATGGCAAGGTCGTTGGCGACGTCGTGTTTGACGAAGCCGCGGCGCGCGCGTCATACATCACGCCAGTACCGGGCGGCGTCGGCCCGATGACGGTCGCCACGCTTATCGAAAACACGCTGCAGGCGTGCATTGAATATCACGATCCACAAGGAAAATAA
- the fimA gene encoding major type 1 subunit fimbrin (pilin) (type-1 fimbrial protein, a chain precursor (TYPE-1A PILIN). (SW:FM1A_SALTY)) → MKHKLMTSTIASLMFVAGAAVAADPTPVSVSGGTIHFEGKLVNAACAVSTKSADQTVTLGQYRTASFTAIGNTTAQVPFSIVLNDCDPKVAANAAVAFSGQADNTNPNLLAVSSADNSTTATGVGIEILDNTSSPLKPDGATFSAKQSLVEGTNTLRFTARYKATAAATTPGQANADATFIMKYE, encoded by the coding sequence ATGAAACATAAATTAATGACCTCTACTATTGCGAGTCTGATGTTTGTCGCTGGCGCAGCGGTTGCGGCTGATCCTACTCCGGTGAGCGTGAGTGGCGGTACTATTCATTTCGAAGGTAAACTGGTTAATGCAGCCTGTGCCGTCAGCACTAAATCCGCCGATCAAACGGTGACGCTGGGTCAATACCGTACCGCCAGCTTTACGGCGATTGGTAATACGACTGCGCAGGTGCCTTTCTCCATCGTCCTGAATGACTGCGATCCGAAAGTGGCGGCCAACGCTGCCGTGGCTTTCTCTGGTCAGGCAGATAACACCAACCCTAATTTGCTGGCTGTCTCCTCTGCGGACAATAGCACTACCGCAACCGGCGTCGGGATTGAGATTCTTGATAATACCTCTTCACCGTTGAAGCCGGACGGCGCGACCTTCTCGGCGAAGCAGTCGCTGGTTGAAGGCACCAATACGCTGCGTTTTACCGCACGCTATAAGGCAACCGCCGCCGCCACGACGCCAGGCCAGGCTAATGCCGACGCCACCTTTATCATGAAATACGAATAA
- the fimI gene encoding fimbrial protein internal segment (fimbrin-like protein FIMI. (SW:FIMI_SALTY)): MIRKGAALAGLVLMSPVIAQPVMVESGRVHLRGQLVNGGCAVATESQNLRVLMGQYRTNAFTGPGSFAPVSVPFSLRLISCSAEVWRHVGIAFAGVTPAEDPHVFLASGEGIGNAGIGLALFDDQQRQIIPNTLPLHYTPILTSEMTLHFTARYRAISENMTPGRIHSEVWFTLVYP; the protein is encoded by the coding sequence ATGATAAGGAAAGGCGCGGCGCTAGCGGGGCTTGTTTTGATGTCGCCCGTCATTGCGCAGCCGGTAATGGTGGAGAGCGGGCGTGTTCACCTGCGCGGACAACTGGTCAATGGCGGCTGCGCTGTCGCCACAGAAAGCCAGAATTTGCGCGTATTGATGGGACAGTACCGCACGAATGCGTTTACCGGTCCTGGCAGCTTCGCTCCCGTCAGCGTTCCATTTTCGTTACGGTTAATCTCCTGTAGCGCGGAGGTCTGGCGTCATGTCGGCATTGCGTTTGCCGGCGTTACGCCTGCGGAAGATCCCCATGTTTTTCTGGCCAGCGGCGAGGGTATCGGTAATGCCGGAATCGGCCTGGCATTATTTGATGACCAGCAGCGGCAAATCATACCTAACACGTTACCGCTTCATTACACGCCCATTTTAACGTCAGAAATGACTTTGCATTTTACTGCCCGCTATCGGGCAATTTCAGAAAATATGACGCCGGGACGAATTCATTCAGAAGTGTGGTTTACGCTGGTTTACCCATGA
- the fimC gene encoding periplasmic chaperone, required for type 1 fimbriae (chaperone protein FIMC precursor. (SW:FIMC_SALTY)) — MLNSIKVGFIVLLTLFTSLNVQAAGGIALGATRVIYPSAAKQTSLAISNSDTQERYLVNSWIENNAGQKEKTFIVTPPLFVSEPKSENTLRIIYAGQPLPGDRESLFWMNVKAIPSVDKSHIEGKNVLQLAILSRIKLFVRPANLPQTPEDAPTLLKFSRVGNHLKITNPSAYYLTLVNISVGAKKIDNVMIAPKSDMQIPLPTGAQGNVTFQSVNDYGALTSATTASLG, encoded by the coding sequence ATGCTGAATAGTATAAAAGTAGGCTTTATTGTTCTTCTCACGTTATTTACTTCGCTGAACGTACAGGCGGCGGGGGGGATTGCATTAGGCGCCACGCGCGTTATTTATCCCTCGGCGGCGAAGCAGACTTCTCTGGCAATCAGTAATAGCGATACTCAAGAACGTTACCTCGTCAATTCATGGATCGAAAATAACGCTGGGCAGAAAGAAAAAACGTTTATCGTTACGCCGCCTTTATTCGTCAGCGAGCCCAAAAGTGAAAACACGCTGCGTATTATCTACGCCGGGCAACCGCTACCCGGGGATCGGGAGTCGTTATTCTGGATGAACGTGAAAGCCATCCCGTCGGTCGATAAAAGTCATATTGAAGGAAAAAACGTTCTGCAACTGGCGATTCTGTCGCGCATCAAACTGTTCGTGCGTCCGGCGAATTTGCCGCAGACGCCGGAAGACGCGCCGACCTTGCTGAAATTTTCCCGTGTCGGCAACCATCTCAAGATAACCAACCCATCTGCTTATTACCTCACGCTGGTCAATATCAGCGTGGGCGCGAAAAAGATTGATAACGTGATGATCGCGCCAAAAAGCGACATGCAAATTCCCTTACCGACTGGCGCGCAGGGCAACGTGACATTTCAGTCCGTCAATGATTACGGCGCATTGACGTCGGCGACAACGGCCAGTCTCGGTTAA